The Leclercia adecarboxylata region GGTGCCAGTAGTGCTGCGCCAGCCAGGCGCAGACGGTGCCCACCAGCGGCACCAGCAGTATCAGCGGGCGGGTAAGCAGCTGTTCGCTGTGCAGCCAGAGCATCGCCCCCAGCGTGGAGAGGATCAGCGCTGGCCAGAAGCGGCGCGAGAGCACGATCAGCAGCGCCAGATAGACGCCCTGGGGTAAAAACAGCGCCGCCTGCTGACCGTTGTGGGTGAGGTAAAAGCTCAGCGTCCACAGCATCAGCCAGCCGGTACCCCAGGCCAGCATAATAAACAGCGAGAGGATGATGTGCCGCAGGGAACGCCGCATCAGTGGCCGGTCAGCAGCTGGTGGTCGAGGGCAAAATGCACCAGCTCAATGGTGCTGTTGCACTGGAGTTTGCCGAGCACGTTGGCGCGATGCACGTGGACGGTTTTGTGGCTGAGTTCGAGCTGGAACGCTATCTCCTTCACGCTTTTGCCGTGGACCAGCATCTCGAACACCTCTTTCTCCCGTGGGGTCAGCACCGCCAGCGCCTGGGACACCGGCTCGCCGCCGCGCAGGGCTTTGACCGCATCGGCACACAGGTAGTGGCCGCCCATCCCGACGGAGCGGACGGCCTGCACCAGCTCCTCCGGGCCGCAGCGCTTGGTGAGGTAGCCGCTGGCCCCGGCATCCAGCGCGCTCTGCACAAAGGCGGGGGTGTCGTAGATGCTGAGGATAATGGCGCGAAACCCCGGGCGCTGCTGGCGCAGGCGTTTGAGCAGGCTCAGGCCGTTCTCATCGGGCATGGCGACATCGAGCACCGCCACGTCGATGGCTTCGCGGCTGAGCACGGGCCAGGCCTCTGCGGCGCTGCTGTACTGGCCCTCCACCACCAGATCCTCTTCCAGATTTAACAGCTGGGCGAACCCGGAACGTACCACCACATGGTCGTCCACCAGCACCACTTTGATCATCTTGCATACCTTTGCTGAATAGTTTGCCTATGATGCCTGTCCGCGTCGGGCTGGCAATTACCTGCCTGTGGTTATGTAACGGATGTAACAAAATTGCAATAAAGGTATGGGTGGGGGATAGGTGAGAAGGGGAATATGCGGCGGCGGTGGGGGTTCCGTTCACTTTACGTTCTGCATTTCTCTGTATGCCGCGTCACCCCTGATCACCCCGGTTCGCCGCTGAAGATTTAATTTCTGGTTATGTGAGCAGGGACGCAGGCCGGGTAAGGCGTAGCCGCCACCCGGCGGTGAACATGTGGCAACAGCGGTGTTTCCGTTCACCTTACGTTCATTGCTTCTCTGTGTGGCGCGTCACAGGTGAACGTGTCAGGGAGGCTCGCCGCCGCCCCCCTGACTACCCCGGCTCCCGGCCAGGAAAATCGCCGCTGCGCGGATTGTTCGCCCCATCCCTGGGGCTCACCCCTTCGGGGCCAGCGCAAGCGCTGTCCAAAATTGCTCCAGGCAATTTTGTCTTCGGCTAATGACTTACGGCTGTCGGGTCGGGGTCGATCCTACATTCCTGCAGGCTGGTGCCCGACCCGAAAGCCGGAGGGAATAAGCTGAGTGTACCGCGCAGCGGCGATTTTCTTGCCGGTAGCCCGGGTAGCCCGGGTAGCCAGGGTGAAGCGGCATACAGAGCAGCAAGAAACGCAAGGTGAACGGAACCACCACAATAGCCAACATATTCCCCCAAAAACTAACTAAACTGCTGCCGGAGAGCGGAGGAGACACCCTGTGGACCAGCGGGATCGCGGTGCTTGAGGCGTTGTCCGCACCGTTCCGGCAGCAGCTGAGCGGCCTGCGGGCGACCATTTTAGGGGATAAGCCTTTCTTCCGTGCGGGCTGATTGCCGGGTGGCGCTGCGCTTACCCGGCCTACAAAACCCCTCACCCCGGTAAATGCGCCTCAATATACCGCTGATACCGGCTGGCTTTCAGGTAACACATATCTACCAGCACAAGGCCGTCAATGCAGTTATTGAACGCCGGGTCGCTGCCAAAATCGATAAACTGCACACCGCCGGGCTCGCACAGCTCGGAATACTGTTTGTACAGCGGTGGAATGCCGCACCCCAGATTACCGAGCAACGATTTCAGGCGGGTGAGGTCTTCCACGTAATCTTCCCCGCCAAACTGCGCCAGCACGTCGGGCAATGAGGCCGGATAAGGGCGGCGGGACGTCGCCAGCGGATGGGTCGCCGGGAACCACAGCCGGTAAAAGGCGACCAGCAGATCCCGCGCGGCAGGGGGTAATCCTCCGGAGATAGAGACCGGCCCGAACAGGTAGCGATAGTGCGGATAGCGCGCCAGATAAGCCCCAATCCCCGACCACAGATAGTCGAGCCCGCGACGCCCCCAGTAGCGCGGCTGAATAAAGCTGCGCCCCAGTTCAATGCCGTGGGCGAGGATTTCCTGCATCTCATCGTCGTAGTGAAACAGGCTATGGCTGTAAAGTGCCTCCCGTCCCTTTAAGGCACCCGGCATAAAGCGATAGGCGCCGACAATCTCCAGATCCTCGTCATCCCATAAAATCAGGTGCAGATAGTCATCGTCATAACGATCGGTGTCGCGCCGCTTTCCGCTGCCTTCCCCCACGGCGCGAAAGGCGATCTCCCGCAGGCGACCCAGCTCGCGCAGGATCGGTGCCTCTTCCTGGCCGTTGCGCTGCCACAGCCAGATGGTTTTGCCATCGGCGGTGGTACCCAGACACTCCGCCCGGGCCAGGGCGCGCTTCAGGGTGGCCCGGTCTTCCGGGCGGGCAATGGCGGATTCAGTTTTGAACAGGCCCGGCTGCCCCTTGCCAAGCCTCAGCACGTGCTGGCGGCACTGCCCGGCCATCTCCCGGGCAGAAAGGCCCGGGCTGTACCAGTGGCTCCAGCCGATCTGCTGGCCGATTTTCACCGGCAGACGGCTGTGGCGACGGCGAAACATCTGCTGCATCAGCAGGAGCATCGACAGCTGCGGTGAGAGCAGGGTGCTGGCATAAAACAGCAGGCTGTTACGGGCGTGAATATACACCGGCAGCAGCGGCGCGCGGAATTTGCCCGCCAGCTTGATAAAGCCGGGGTGCCACTTTTTATCACGGATCCCGGTGCGAGTCGGGCGGGAGACCTCCCCGGCCGGGAAGAAGATCAGCACCCCGGCGTTTTGCAGGTGCTGTTCCATCAGGGTGAACGACGATTTCGCCGTGCGTCCGCCCATATTATCCACCGGGATAAACAGCGAGCTTAGCGGCTCCAGATGGCTCAGCATGCGGTTGGTAACCACTTTCACGTCCCGGCGCACCCGGGAAATGGCATACAGCAGCGCCAGGCCGTCAAGGGTTCCGGTGGGGTGGTTAGCGATAACAATCAGCGGGCCGTGAGCGGGAATCTGTTCGAGGTCGTGAGCCGGAATGGCGCAGAGGATATCAAGATGGTCCAGAACCTGTTCCACCATATCGAGCCCTTTCAGGTGACGGTGGTCGGCGGCGAACTGCTGAAACTCCTCTTCGTGTAAGAGCTTCTTTAACAGCCTTTTTTGCCAGGGAGCAGGTCTCGCCTGCGGCCAAAGGTCATCGAGAACGCTGTCGAGACTAAACATGGTGGCTCCTCCTCCTGTTCTGCCAGGAGAGTAGAAGCGCCAGATGTCGGTGGTATTGCAGTGTGGTGAAGGTTTGTCGTAGGCCGGGTAAGGCGAAGACGCCACCCGGCACTGTCGATTAACGCAGAATTTTCTTCTCGGCCAGATCCAGCGCGAAGTAGCTGAAGATCAGATCCGCGCCCGCGCGTTTGATCGCCCCCAGGCTTTCGAGGATCACTTTTTCTTCGTCGATCGCACCCGCCTGGGCAGCGAATTTGATCATCGCGTACTCTCCGCTCACCTGGTAGGCACCCAGCGGCAGCTCGGTACGCTCGCGAATATCACGCAGGATGTCCAGATAGGCGCCAGCCGGTTTAACCATCAGGCAGTCCGCGCCCTGGGCTTCGTCGAGGAGCGATTCACGGATCGCTTCCCGGCGGTTCAGCGGGTTCATCTGGTAGGTTTTGCGATCGCCCTTCAGCGCGGTACCGGCTGCTTCACGGAACGGGCCGTAGAAGGAGGAGGCGAACTTAGTGGAGTAGGACATGATCGCCGTGTCGGTGAAACCGGCGGCGTCCAGCGCCTGGCGAATGGCCTGCACCTGGCCGTCCATCGCCGCGGATGGGGCGATAAAGTCAGCGCCGGCTGCCGCCGCGACCACCGCCTGTTTGCCCAGGTTGAGCAGGGTGGCATCGTTATCCACGCCGTGATCGCACAGTACGCCGCAGTGGCCGTGGGAGGTGTATTCGCAGAAACAGGTATCGGACATGACGATCATTTCCGGTACGGTTTGTTTGGCGATGCGCGACATACGCGCCACCAGACCGTCCTCTTTCCAGGCATCGCTACCGGTCGCGTCGGTATGGTGGGAGATGCCGAAGGTCATGATTGAGCGGATGCCTGCGTTGGCAATGCGTTCAATTTCACGCGCCAGATGCTTTTCAGGAATGCGCATCACGCCCGGCATGGCGTCGATGGCTTTATAGTCGTCGATCTCTTCTTCAACAAAAATCGGCAACACCAGATCGTTTAAGGACAGGGTTGTCTCTTCAAATAATGCGCGCAACGCCGGGGTTTTGCGCAGGCGACGGGGACGAGCAATTAAATCGGTCATGATATGCCTGAAGTCGGTGAATCAAAGAGAGCCAGTGTAACCGAAATGCGCGCAGTCTGTTTTACTAAAGTTGTCGTTTTGGCCGCAACATGCGGAGCGGTAAACCTGGCGTTATTTTTGCTTCACAGGTTTTTTTACCTGAAATAAGTTACGTGTTTATTGACGAAACATAATTCCAGAAACGTGGGCGTAGCGTGCCGGAATAATATCGAAACTTATCATGATGATGTTTTTAATTGCCCGTGGTTACCTATTTGGTTTATATCTGATTTGCTTTGATCTTATAATTATTAATAATCTTTCGCCTCATGTTACTCTTCTTTCGAATAAATATAAACCTATGTAATTTAATAATTTTGTTATTAATGAACCTCTTTTATAAAGTCTCTTTTTTATTTTGTCTGTTTCCGGACTTAATTGCCGTATTCATTGAACTATTTTCTTTGGGGACTGCATAATTCGCCTCGCAATCTATTTGCACTGTATTTACGGACAAACTTGCTTACGTCCCTGAGGAGGGATGACCCAATGCAAACATGGAAAAAGAAACTTGTTGTATCTCAACTTGCATTAGCCTGCACGCTGGCTATCGCTTCTCAGGCCAATGCAAAAGATATTTCTGGTAGCACTTACAACACCTTTGGTTACGATAATACCGCTACCACCCCCTGGTATTATGGATATACCGACTGGGATTACTCTTCCGCGAGCCACGATGGGGATATCTATCCCATCATCAATAAGTCGACCGTAAACGGCGTGATCTCGACGTACTACCTGGATGACGGCGCAGGCGGCCGTGCTAACGCCCTGACTATCTCTAACAGCACCATCAACGGGATGCTCACCTCAGAGTGTATGACCACCGAGTGTGCAGGCAGTCTCAACGCCGACGGCACCGCACATCAGCAGTACGATCGTTTTGCGTTGACGGTGGACAACACTACCATCAACGATAACTACGAGCATTACGCTTACGATGTGGTGAGCGGATCGACGACCACCACCAACTACTGGGATACCTACGATCTGGGTAACGCCATTACGCTCGACGTAGAGTCTGATATCGTTATCCAGAATAACTCCCGCATCGCCGGGATCACCCTGACGCAGGGTTATCATCAGCTGGATAATACCCCGTATGACGGTGTTACCGGCATTGAAGATAACAGCCATGTCTTCACCAACACCTTGCAGGTAAAGGACTCTGTCGTTACCTCCGGGGCGTATAGCGATCTGGGCACCAGCGGTTTCTACGGCCAGTCGGCAAAACCGAGCGATTATGGCGAAAATACTGCCACCGCTTATGACGATGCTGCACTGATTGTAGCGGCCAGCCATGCGGATAATGCCATGCGCACCACGGCGAACTTCGATCACTCTACGCTGACCGGCGATGTGCTGTTCTCCAGCACCTTCGACAACAACTTCTATCCAAATGGCGATCCGGCCACCGATACCACCGCTGACGGTATCTACAACCCAACCACCAACGGCTGGGACGGTACCGACAAACTGGATCTGACCCTGACCAACGGCAGCAAGTGGGTCGGTGCGGCGGTCTCCAGCGTGGAGGCCATTGGCCCGGCAGATATGTATGGTCTTGGCTACAGCAGGGTCGACTGGCGTGCGCTTTCGCCAAACAGCATCTGGCCGGAATCCACCTTCAACAGCAACGGGCATCTGGTGGGCAACCAGGTTTATCAGAGCGGCCTGTTCAACGTTGCGCTGGATAACGGTTCCGAGTGGGATACCCGCAAGCATTCCAATATCGATATTCTGACCGTCAACAACCGTTCGCAGGTGAACGTGGAGAGCTCCAGCCTGCTGGCGGACAGCATTACGCTGACCAACGCTTCCACCATGAACATCGGCGATGACGGTGCAGTGGCGACCGATAGCCTGTATCTCGACAGCGCAAGCCTGGCTACCCTGACGCATGAAACCGCCGAGCTGTACGCCAACACCATTACCCTGGATAACCGTGCAGAGCTGGCGCTGGGTCTGGGCCAGGTGGATACCCACAAAATGGTGCTGACCGACGGCGGCGTGCTGAACGTTGCCAGCCGCGATTACGTGTTCAATTCCGATCTGAACAACGCCCGCTATGTCTCCAACGACATTCACCATGCTGAGTATGATTACGGGGTGATTGCCCTGAATTCTGACGGCCATCTGGCGGTGAACGGGGAAGTATCCGGTAACTATAAGGTGCGTCTGGATAACGCGACCGGGGCCGGTTCCGTTGCCGACTATAAGAATAACGAGATCGTTCGCATTTACGATAACAACGCGGATACGCAGGCCAGCTTCACCGCGGCTAACAGAGCAGATCTCGGGGCTTATACCTACAAGGCTCAGCAGCAGGGCGACACCGTGGTGCTGCATCAGGAGCGCCTGACCGATTACGCCAACGTGGCGCTGAGCATTCCATCAGCCAACACCAATATCTGGCATCTGCAGCAGGATGCGCTCTCCACCCGTCTGACCAACAGCCGTCATGGCCTGGAGGACAAGGGCGGCGCATGGGTAAGCCTCATCGGCGGCAACTTTGACGGCGATAACGGCACGATCCACTACGATCAGGACGTCAGCGGCATCATGGTCGGTCTCGATACCTGGATCGATGGCAACAACGCCGACTGGATCTTTGGTGCGGCGGCAGGCTTTGCCAAAGGCGACATGAACGACCGCAGCGGCCAGGTGGATCAGGACAGCCAGACCGCAATGGTCTACTCCGCGGCGCGCTTCGAGAACGATATTTTCCTCGATAGCTCCCTGAGCTACTCGCGCTTCAATAACGATCTCTCTGCGACCATGAGCAACGGTAACTATGTCGATGGCAATACCACCACCGACGCTTGGGGCTTTGGGCTGAAACTGGGCTACGACTGGAAACCCAACACTGCCGGTTACCTGACCCCGTACGCGGCGATCTCCGGTCTGTTCCAGTCTGGCGACGACTACCGTCTGAGCAACGACATGCGCGTGGGCAGCCAGTCTTACGACAGCATGCGTTATGAGGCTGGTTTCGATGCCGGTTACACCTTCGGTTATGGCGACGATCAGGCGCTGACGCCGTTCTTCAAACTGGCATACGTCTATGACGATGCGGGTGAAGATGCGCGCGTGAACGGCGACAACATCGATAACGGTGTGAAAGGCTCTGCGGTTCGCGTTGGACTGGGTACTCAGTTCAGCTTCACCAAAAACTTCAGTGCATACACTGATGCGACTTACCTCGGTGGCGGTGACGTCGATCAGAACTGGGGCGCAAACCTGGGTGTGAAATACACCTGGTAAAAGGCCTGATGCGGGGAGGCTTGCCTCCCCCTTTTTTTAGCGTCAGTTAAGGATGACATGAGACCTCATGAACCGTTATGCAAAACCCATTTCTGAGTTCTCCCGACTTGAACATTGCCTGGCGTCGCACAGCACGCCATTCAAACTACCCGCAATGCACCCTG contains the following coding sequences:
- a CDS encoding response regulator transcription factor, with the translated sequence MIKVVLVDDHVVVRSGFAQLLNLEEDLVVEGQYSSAAEAWPVLSREAIDVAVLDVAMPDENGLSLLKRLRQQRPGFRAIILSIYDTPAFVQSALDAGASGYLTKRCGPEELVQAVRSVGMGGHYLCADAVKALRGGEPVSQALAVLTPREKEVFEMLVHGKSVKEIAFQLELSHKTVHVHRANVLGKLQCNSTIELVHFALDHQLLTGH
- a CDS encoding lysophospholipid acyltransferase family protein, with the protein product MFSLDSVLDDLWPQARPAPWQKRLLKKLLHEEEFQQFAADHRHLKGLDMVEQVLDHLDILCAIPAHDLEQIPAHGPLIVIANHPTGTLDGLALLYAISRVRRDVKVVTNRMLSHLEPLSSLFIPVDNMGGRTAKSSFTLMEQHLQNAGVLIFFPAGEVSRPTRTGIRDKKWHPGFIKLAGKFRAPLLPVYIHARNSLLFYASTLLSPQLSMLLLMQQMFRRRHSRLPVKIGQQIGWSHWYSPGLSAREMAGQCRQHVLRLGKGQPGLFKTESAIARPEDRATLKRALARAECLGTTADGKTIWLWQRNGQEEAPILRELGRLREIAFRAVGEGSGKRRDTDRYDDDYLHLILWDDEDLEIVGAYRFMPGALKGREALYSHSLFHYDDEMQEILAHGIELGRSFIQPRYWGRRGLDYLWSGIGAYLARYPHYRYLFGPVSISGGLPPAARDLLVAFYRLWFPATHPLATSRRPYPASLPDVLAQFGGEDYVEDLTRLKSLLGNLGCGIPPLYKQYSELCEPGGVQFIDFGSDPAFNNCIDGLVLVDMCYLKASRYQRYIEAHLPG
- the hemB gene encoding porphobilinogen synthase; translation: MTDLIARPRRLRKTPALRALFEETTLSLNDLVLPIFVEEEIDDYKAIDAMPGVMRIPEKHLAREIERIANAGIRSIMTFGISHHTDATGSDAWKEDGLVARMSRIAKQTVPEMIVMSDTCFCEYTSHGHCGVLCDHGVDNDATLLNLGKQAVVAAAAGADFIAPSAAMDGQVQAIRQALDAAGFTDTAIMSYSTKFASSFYGPFREAAGTALKGDRKTYQMNPLNRREAIRESLLDEAQGADCLMVKPAGAYLDILRDIRERTELPLGAYQVSGEYAMIKFAAQAGAIDEEKVILESLGAIKRAGADLIFSYFALDLAEKKILR
- a CDS encoding autotransporter outer membrane beta-barrel domain-containing protein; protein product: MQTWKKKLVVSQLALACTLAIASQANAKDISGSTYNTFGYDNTATTPWYYGYTDWDYSSASHDGDIYPIINKSTVNGVISTYYLDDGAGGRANALTISNSTINGMLTSECMTTECAGSLNADGTAHQQYDRFALTVDNTTINDNYEHYAYDVVSGSTTTTNYWDTYDLGNAITLDVESDIVIQNNSRIAGITLTQGYHQLDNTPYDGVTGIEDNSHVFTNTLQVKDSVVTSGAYSDLGTSGFYGQSAKPSDYGENTATAYDDAALIVAASHADNAMRTTANFDHSTLTGDVLFSSTFDNNFYPNGDPATDTTADGIYNPTTNGWDGTDKLDLTLTNGSKWVGAAVSSVEAIGPADMYGLGYSRVDWRALSPNSIWPESTFNSNGHLVGNQVYQSGLFNVALDNGSEWDTRKHSNIDILTVNNRSQVNVESSSLLADSITLTNASTMNIGDDGAVATDSLYLDSASLATLTHETAELYANTITLDNRAELALGLGQVDTHKMVLTDGGVLNVASRDYVFNSDLNNARYVSNDIHHAEYDYGVIALNSDGHLAVNGEVSGNYKVRLDNATGAGSVADYKNNEIVRIYDNNADTQASFTAANRADLGAYTYKAQQQGDTVVLHQERLTDYANVALSIPSANTNIWHLQQDALSTRLTNSRHGLEDKGGAWVSLIGGNFDGDNGTIHYDQDVSGIMVGLDTWIDGNNADWIFGAAAGFAKGDMNDRSGQVDQDSQTAMVYSAARFENDIFLDSSLSYSRFNNDLSATMSNGNYVDGNTTTDAWGFGLKLGYDWKPNTAGYLTPYAAISGLFQSGDDYRLSNDMRVGSQSYDSMRYEAGFDAGYTFGYGDDQALTPFFKLAYVYDDAGEDARVNGDNIDNGVKGSAVRVGLGTQFSFTKNFSAYTDATYLGGGDVDQNWGANLGVKYTW